One Urocitellus parryii isolate mUroPar1 chromosome 8, mUroPar1.hap1, whole genome shotgun sequence DNA window includes the following coding sequences:
- the LOC113177873 gene encoding HLA class II histocompatibility antigen, DRB1 beta chain-like: protein MVSLWLRGSSCMAHLTMMLMALSLPLALTRDTRPRFLEQCFSECHFSNGTERVRFLERYFYNREEYARFDSEVGEYRAVSELGRPDAKYWNSQKDFLERKRGQVDNYCRHNYGVGESFTVERRVKPKVTVYPTKMQPLQHHNLLVCAVSGFYPGHIEVRWFRNGQEEQSGVVSTGLIQNGDWTFQILVMLETVPQSGEVYTCQVEHPSLRSPVTVEWRAQSGSAQSKMLSGVGGFVLGSLFLVLGMFIYYKNQKGRSGLQPTGLLS from the exons ATGGTGAGTCTGTGGCTCCGTGGAAGCTCCTGCATGGCACATCTGACAATGATGCTGATGGCACTGAGCCTTCCCCTGGCTTTGACCAGGGACACCAGAC CACGTTTCCTGGAGCAATGTTTCAGTGAGTGTCATTTCTCCAACGGGACGGAGCGGGTGCGGTTCCTGGAGAGATACTTCTACAACCGGGAGGAGTACGCGCGCTTCGACAGCGAAGTGGGGGAGTACCGCGCGGTGAGCGAGCTGGGGCGGCCGGATGCCAAGTACTGGAACAGCCAGAAGGACTTCCTGGAGCGGAAGCGGGGACAGGTGGACAACTACTGCCGACACAACTATGGGGTTGGTGAGAGCTTCACTGTGGAGCGGAGAG TTAAGCCGAAGGTGACTGTGTATCCCACGAAGATGCAGCCCTTACAGCACCACAATCTCCTGGTCTGTGCAGTGAGTGGCTTCTACCCAGGCCACATTGAAGTCAGGTGGTTCCGGAATGGCCAGGAGGAGCAGTCTGGGGTCGTGTCCACAGGCCTGATCCAGAATGGAGACTGGACCTTCCAGATCCTGGTGATGCTGGAAACAGTTCCTCAGAGTGGAGAGGTCTACACCTGCCAGGTGGAGCACCCAAGCCTGAGGAGCCCTGTCACAGTGGAATGGA GGGCGCAGTCTGGATCTGCACAGAGCAAGATGCTGAGTGGAGTGGGCGGCTTTGTGCTGGGTTCGCTATTTCTTGTGCTGGGGATGTTCATCTACTACAAGAATCAGAAGG GACGCTCTGGACTTCAGCCAACAG GACTCCTGAGCTGA